The sequence below is a genomic window from Nostoc flagelliforme CCNUN1.
GTCACATGTTTATAGTCTAGTGGCTGTATGAGGGCGATCGCTATCCCCCACAATTGGATCAGCATGACGGCGAACAATCCCAAACACAAGACAATCACAATTAAGTCTTGAAAGGCTTCCATGTTGCGAACAATTGAGTGCCGATCAAGCCAGCGATCGCTAAATAAAAATCGACTTTTCTGGCGCTTTTGCATGTACATTTTTCCAATCGGGACAACTTCAGACAACACCAGCGAGTCAACCCAATAGTTTTATGTTATGCAATATTAAGTTTTTGCGCCTCAGCGAGGTTGGTAATTTAAATTTTGTGCCTGTTGCAACAATTGCTCGGCATTTTTCGCCCATTGAGGATTCCTCTGAGCGCTGTATAAATCTCTAGCAAATTGCAATACTTGGACTGCATCCCCATATTGCCTTAACTGCATAAAAACTAACCCTGCACCATAATAAGCGTTGGGATAGTTAGAGTTAGCTTCGGCTGATTTTCTAAAAGCCTCTAATGCCTCTTGTAATTTGCGTTGCTGAAACCAAATTGAGCCGAGATTGTAGTAAGCTTCTGGATACTTCGGATTAATTTTTACTGCCTGATTAAAGGCATCTCTGGCTTGATCGAGTTTGCCTTGTTGGAGATAACACATCCCTATATGATAAGGAGGCTCTGGTGCATTTTTGCTATATTCTATGGCTTTTTTAAAAGATGCGATCGCTCCTTGGCAATCTCGTTGCTGTTCTCGTACCAACCCCAAGTTATAGTGGGCAAATCCTAGTTTTGGATCAAGTTCTAACGCTCGCCGCAAGTAATCGTTAGCTAACTGTAAATTATTCCCCTCTAACAACGCCCCACCTAAATTAGCAAAAGCCGGAGCAAACTTAGGATCGGCTTGCGTTGCTCGATAAAATGCATCCGCAGAGGGTTGTAATTGTCCCGTTTGTCGGAATGCTAACCCTAAATTATAGTGTGCTGGTGCTAATGCCGGATCTAATTGAGTTGCTTGTTTAAAGGCTGCGATCGCATCTTGTACCTTTCCCGCCTGAATTGCTTGTAAGCCCTGGTTTAACCAGTCCACAGCAGTTTTAACATTAGATTGTGCCAGCTTTGAGGGGAGAGGAGCAGATAGAGAAACAGAGGGAAAGGAAATACTAACAAGCAGCATCAAACTTACTAACCCGGCTATGCGATATTTAAAGAATGATAATCCCATTGATTTTCTGACTTGCAACACTTTCAGTTAAATTTACTTTATAAAAACTTTTTTACAAAAATTTTTATTTTGCCATAAAAGCCTGTTTTTGTTAAGTTTTATTAAGCCAAATCTTACGACAGGCTACAATTTTTTTAAATTTAGATTAAAAGGAGCATAATAACAAATTAAAGAAGGGGTAATTTTGACTCCAGAGAAGCATTTTTTATCCCTGATATATACAGAATCATGCGGTAAAAAAAGACTTACCGCAAGGGAGGTTTTATGAACGAAAAAGTAAAATCGGGTTCGCGGAATGTTGCAATTGTCGGGCCTTATTTAAGTGGAAAAACCACTTTACTAGAAAGCTTGTTATTTGTCACAGGGGCAATTTCTCGCAAAGGGAGTGTTAAGGACAGCAATACAGTGGGAGATAGTGCTGCCGAGTCGCGCGATCGCCACATGAGTGTAGAAGTCAGCGCCGCTAGCACTGAGTATAACGGCATTCGCTTCACTTTTATTGACTGTCCGGGAAGTATAGAATTTGCTCAAGAAACGTACAATGCTTTAATGGGAGTTGATGCGGCAATTGTAGTTTGCGAACCCATCCGCGATGCCTTCGGCGGGCAAAGCCTACGCGTCCTCACCCTTGCCCCTCTATTGAAATTCCTCGACGATTGGGAAATTCCCCACCTCGTCTTCGTCAACAAAATGGATCGGGCGAATATTCACGTTTTGGAAACGTTGCACGCCCTGAAAGCAGTATCTAGCCGTCCCCTGGTAGCGCATCAATATCCCATCATGAATGGGGAACAACTCACCGGCTTTATCGATATGGTGAGTGAACAGGCATATCAATATCATCCAGGCGCACCTGCTGACCCCATCCCCTTCCCCGAAAGTTTAAAAGAAGAAGAACATATAGCGCGGGCAGAAATGCTCGAAGCCTTAGCAAATTTTGACGACCATTTACTCGAAGAACTTTTAGAAGACATCGAACCTCCTCAAGAGGAAATCCTCAAAGATTTAAAAATGGAATTAGGGGCAGATTTAGTAGTGCCCGTTTTCTTTGGTGTGGCAGAACAAGATTATGGTGTTAGACCTCTATTAGAAGCCTTGTTACGGGAAGCCCCCGAACCAGAAACCACAGCAGAACGTCGTTTAAAAAACATAAAAGGTGATACAGCTTTAGCGCAGGTATTAAAAACTTACTACACTCCCCAAGGTGGCAAACTCTCTCTGGTGCGTGTCTGGCGTGGCAAATTAACTGATGGCATCGTCCTCAATGGCATTCGCACTGGTGGAATTTACCGCCTCATGGGACAACAACAGCAGTCAGTTAACCAAGTTAATGCTGGTGAAATTGTCGCATTAAGCCGTTTAGAAGGAATCAAGACAGGCGATACAATTTCCACAGAACAGCAGTCGGCAATAAAATTACCCAAAGCTGTAGAGTTGGAACCAGTGTATGCCCTCGCTATTACACCAGAAAAGCGCAACGATGAAGTAAAACTCAGCAGTGCCATCACCAAGTTATTAGAAGAAGACTGCTCACTTGCTTGGGAACAACACGGCGATACCCACGAAGTTATTCTTTGGGGTCAAGGCGAAATTCATTTACAAGTCGCCCTAGATAGACTGCGCCGCAAATATAATTTGCCGATGACAACTCACTTACCGCAAGTGCCTTACAAAGAAACCATCCGCAAAACAGTGGCTTCAGTTCATGGCCGCTACAAACATCAAAGCGGTGGTCACGGACAGTTTGGTGATGTTTTTCTCGAAATCAAGCCTTTACCACGTGGTACAGGTTTTAACTTTAATGAAACCATTGTCGGCGGTGTGGTTCCTAAACAGTACATCCCTGGCGTGGAAATGGGCGTGCGGGAATTTCTGACACATGGGCCTTTGGGCTTCCCAATAGTGGATTTGGCGGTAACTCTGACTAATGGTTCGTATCACAACGTTGATAGTTCCGAACAAGCCTTTAAACAAGCTGCCCGATTGGCAATGCAAACGGGAATACCCCAAGCAGAACCTACCCTGTTAGAACCAATTCTGCGGGTGGAAGTGACCACACCTAGCGAATTTACTTCCAAAGTGCTGCAACTGTTGAGTGGTAGACGGGGACAAATTTTAGGCTATGAAGGCAGAAACGATTGGCAAGGCTGGGATAATATCTCTGCATACTTGCCACAAGCAGAGATGCAAAACTTTATTGTAGAGCTGCGATCGCTCACCTTGGGCGTTGGTTCCTTCCACTGGGAATATGACCATCTCCAGGAAGTGCCAGAAAAGCTTGCTGAACGTGTCATTCACAGCAATGGTAATGGCGGTAACGGCAACGGCAAGTAATTTTGGATTTTGGATTTTGGATTAATGTAAAGTAGCGTAGGCAATGCCTGTCGTAGGCATCGCTCCAAGGCTGAGATTCCCGACTTGTTAGAGAAGTTGGGAATCTTTTTCAATCTATAAAAGGATTCGTAAACCGCACGCCCTCAACCGTCGCACCTGATGCAAAGTCCTCAGTATAAACTTCTTCAATTTGGTTGAGTCGCGCCGTTGCCCAAATTTGCGCGTCCCAAAACCCGAAGTGATGGGTTTCCACGCCGCGAATTGCTTCTAAAGAGATAAGCCGTGTAATATCAACGACATGGCAAGCAGCTAAATAGTTATACCATTTCTTTGTGAGGCTGCGCCAAACCCTTTTAACTTTTTTCTTTCTTTCTTTCTTTCTTTGTGCCCTTTGCGTCCTTTGCGGTTCGTTTTTCTTCCTTGTACTGTAAATATGGTTTAGCGCATCTTCATACAGAATTGGTATTACGCATTTAATCTGTAAAAAGATTCGTAAACCGCTAACTTGTGTGAAATGGTATTAGTTTCATAACGGCAAACTACCCAGCCAATGCAATTTACTCTACCAAACGCCAAGAAATCGCCCAAAAAATTGACCAACAACTCACCCAGGAGATACCCACTTTGGGTTTTATCGTTGAGGAAGCTCTTTTGCGAAACGTCAAAATGCCTGATACTTTACAAGCTGCAATTCAAAACAAACTCAAGACAGAGCAGGAAAACCAGCAGATGAAATTTGTTTTAGAAAAAGAGCGTCAAGAGGCAGAACGAAAGCGTATTGAAGCGCAAGGTATAGCTGATTCCCAAAAAATTATCTCTGGTGGACTTAGTAACCAAGTGCTATAATTGCGAGCGATTGAAGCCACAGAAAAGCTAGCTCAATCTAATAATTCTAAGCTTGTAATTATTGGTTCTGAAAAAGGCGCAGTGCCTATTCTGATCCAGCCATAAACAGGAACTTCAAAGCCCTAAAATTTTCTGATCGGGTCAATGGCTTGACATAATTTCAATTGTATGGAGTATACACTATACATTATTTGCTAGTAATGTGCGATCGCTCTGGTCTTGGTTCCTTCCACTGAGAATATGACCATCTTCAGGAAGTACCGGAAAAACTCGCTGAACTTGTCATTGACAGCAATGGCAATAAATAATTTTGGATTTATCTAGAATCAATACCCTGCACTTACAGCGTATTTTGAGGTAAATTAAGTACACGGGTAAGGGCACAACATGTTGTGCCCCTACGATATCTGTACCTTACCAAGTTGCAATCTGCTGTAAAGGTGCAGGGAGATTTGTTAATGAATATTTAATACGCTCTGGACATGGTGTTGAAAAGTTTGGTAGTACTTAGTTATACTTTTCCCAACTTGCCTATTGTTGAAGTAATTTCCCGGTTTGTCGAACAGAGCCGAACTTTAGGTAGAAGTCTAAGGCTTAGAGCATTTCGTCAATGGGTAAGAAAGCAAATCATCCAAACTTAATGTAATTCTTGCTCCATCCGCGCTAAATCTCCTACCCAATGGTCGAGTTGTCCTATTCCCACCTTGCTGTTGGCTGAATGATACAGTATGAGCGTTGCTAGAAACTGATGACTATGAGCGGCGGGATTGTCGAAAAACTAAAGGAAGCTAGTAGTGGCTTGTTAATGATGAGCGAGTCGGATTATCCTTTCGAGGTTGTTCAGTGGAAAGGTGCTGCACCTGCAACACAGGAGAAAATATTACAACTAACAGGTTCTCAAGACCTGCCAGTAGAAGTAGTAGACTTGGATTATCTCTTTCGTAATTGTGCATTTGAGCAAGAGTGGCACAATGAATTACAGAAAAAAGATATTCAAAAATTTCAAACACTTGTCCAGACACTTAAAGATAATCTTAGTAAGATCAGCGTTTATCGTGTTGGAAAAATAAATATTGACGCTTACATCATAGGACAAACTAAAGATGGTGACTTAGCTGGAGTAGTAACAAAACTGGTTGAAACCTAGTAAGCAGTTTGGAAATTTATCTAAATAAAAGCCTAGCCGTACAGATGGCTAGGCTTTCTCATTTGTGAAATTATTCCAACTTATAAATTGTCAACTTGCGCTTCTATTACAGACTGAATAGATGTTGAGACTTGTGAGAGAAAATTGTATCCCGTTAGGGATTCTAATGAGTTAACGCTAACCCGATAGTTTCTCCAATTTGCTATTCGCACCCCTTGCATGTTGGGAATATTGACAGCAATGACTCTCGTCCTAGTTGTTACGCCAGCAAGACCTAAACCTGGATTATCCAATACAACAATAATTTTCCAAGTTGTATTAGGGACTTGAACCCGTCCATTAGCTATTGTATAAAACCTTCCGTTAGACCCGGTACCGCCCATCCCATATCCACCAGATATGATGTAGAGTTCTTTACCCTGTCCTACTAAAGTTCTGGAATATTCCTCTAGGTTTGCCCAAATTCCCTGATTGTTATCTGGGGCTTGAGCAATCATGTTGCTCATCAAAAAGGTGGCAGAATTATTGGTAACACTATTAGTTCTGTCACCACTAGGTGTCATGTGACCACGATCAAACCCACTTCCGCTAAAATCGGTTTAGAAGAAATTTAATTATGCGATGCCTGCGGCGACAAGCTACGCATTGGATCGCCTTTT
It includes:
- a CDS encoding tetratricopeptide repeat protein; translation: MGLSFFKYRIAGLVSLMLLVSISFPSVSLSAPLPSKLAQSNVKTAVDWLNQGLQAIQAGKVQDAIAAFKQATQLDPALAPAHYNLGLAFRQTGQLQPSADAFYRATQADPKFAPAFANLGGALLEGNNLQLANDYLRRALELDPKLGFAHYNLGLVREQQRDCQGAIASFKKAIEYSKNAPEPPYHIGMCYLQQGKLDQARDAFNQAVKINPKYPEAYYNLGSIWFQQRKLQEALEAFRKSAEANSNYPNAYYGAGLVFMQLRQYGDAVQVLQFARDLYSAQRNPQWAKNAEQLLQQAQNLNYQPR
- a CDS encoding elongation factor G, which codes for MNEKVKSGSRNVAIVGPYLSGKTTLLESLLFVTGAISRKGSVKDSNTVGDSAAESRDRHMSVEVSAASTEYNGIRFTFIDCPGSIEFAQETYNALMGVDAAIVVCEPIRDAFGGQSLRVLTLAPLLKFLDDWEIPHLVFVNKMDRANIHVLETLHALKAVSSRPLVAHQYPIMNGEQLTGFIDMVSEQAYQYHPGAPADPIPFPESLKEEEHIARAEMLEALANFDDHLLEELLEDIEPPQEEILKDLKMELGADLVVPVFFGVAEQDYGVRPLLEALLREAPEPETTAERRLKNIKGDTALAQVLKTYYTPQGGKLSLVRVWRGKLTDGIVLNGIRTGGIYRLMGQQQQSVNQVNAGEIVALSRLEGIKTGDTISTEQQSAIKLPKAVELEPVYALAITPEKRNDEVKLSSAITKLLEEDCSLAWEQHGDTHEVILWGQGEIHLQVALDRLRRKYNLPMTTHLPQVPYKETIRKTVASVHGRYKHQSGGHGQFGDVFLEIKPLPRGTGFNFNETIVGGVVPKQYIPGVEMGVREFLTHGPLGFPIVDLAVTLTNGSYHNVDSSEQAFKQAARLAMQTGIPQAEPTLLEPILRVEVTTPSEFTSKVLQLLSGRRGQILGYEGRNDWQGWDNISAYLPQAEMQNFIVELRSLTLGVGSFHWEYDHLQEVPEKLAERVIHSNGNGGNGNGK
- a CDS encoding PIN domain-containing protein, translated to METHHFGFWDAQIWATARLNQIEEVYTEDFASGATVEGVRFTNPFID
- a CDS encoding nuclease A inhibitor family protein, translating into MSGGIVEKLKEASSGLLMMSESDYPFEVVQWKGAAPATQEKILQLTGSQDLPVEVVDLDYLFRNCAFEQEWHNELQKKDIQKFQTLVQTLKDNLSKISVYRVGKINIDAYIIGQTKDGDLAGVVTKLVET